DNA from Bradysia coprophila strain Holo2 chromosome IV unlocalized genomic scaffold, BU_Bcop_v1 contig_81, whole genome shotgun sequence:
GCTATGCCTTGCTATGTCATGTCGCTATGCAGTGCTACGCCGCTACGCAATACTATGCCGCAATGCAACGCTACGCCTCGCTATGTCCAATTAGGTTCACAATAATACAGTTTCACAGTTTAATAAACGTATCTGGGTTCCATAACATGTTGAAAACTGGGGAACGGATGGAAAGAACTGGTTCGGTCGAAATACTTTTTAATAGTGACAAACAACATTTAGAATTTTGATTAAGGCTACTGTGTAGAAACACAAATTAATTCCTGTAAATCATGCTACTTTGATTTCTCCAACATTGAGTAACTGCAGTTTTTCTACGTATTTATAGACCTAGACCTAATCCTCAACATTTGTCCAAGAAGTAGGGTATTCTTCATAAAATCTGTCACCAGTTGctgtattttcgtcgcgcaGCAACTATGCTATGCAACcttcagaaaatgaaaatatctcGAAATTTTAGGTGTTTCTTAAAACCAAGGCAAATTAGAACGAGACGAATAGTTCCCTAGTTTCCTTCCTTTCTAGTCTCTTCGAGAAGACATTAAGATTACAATTATATTAAAAGGTCACCTCTTCGACTCTTCGTTCGCTGTTAATTGTTCTCCTGACTACTGACTATTATGACTAAGAGAAGCTGTATTTTGCCCTTTCAAAATCCAACGACACAATAGACTGTTGATAGTATATTTAACATCAGgtcaatacattttcattgacTTTATCGCACACAGATTGTTGACTTAATTGAATCTTCCGTCGAACAGAACCATAATGGATTATCAATATATTGCGATaataaatttcagtttattAAACTAAGGGGGTAGATAATTGTTTGTCATATTCAATTATTTAGCATTATGCGTATACTATACGTGTCAATCGCACTTCAACAGTCACTTACCATAAAAACACGCTTGTATCGTATCGATTTTAGGTTAAAATACTTTATGAGTAGATACTCCAATCAACAAAATGTGCGATCAAATGCAATTACGTTACAGGTTTTATATCGAAATTGTCGATGTGGTGGAAATATGTGTACATCAGATAATAAATAGCATGAAACTCTTCTTCAGGCAGAGATAGCTAAGCCATCTGTCAACGAAggcgacgacaaaaataagcgaagaGCTGTAAAATGTGTGCAAAtccaaatgaagtagtagaatcAAAATAACGCAATAAATTGAGGCagttacagcactcgaaatacatgcacaagTAGAAacttttgtaagaaaatgttagtcgACTTTCATGTGCGCTAGAACCataaagaatcatgaaagtccagtaacattttcttacaaaattttcgacttgtgcatgtatttcgagtgctgtaactttctCATTTCAGGGGGATCGGAAAAATCAGTGTtcactcaatttgaaagttgatGTGCTAATAATCCGACGACTGTCATGTCACTTACAGGAAAGTaacttaaagcagctaaatCTGCACTCTAACCATGAAGAATCATAATAATCTCTGATGTTGTCtccttttctgaaattattatctcaactattttatttgttttatatcCAGAATCCATTTTTTATCTTTCTATGACAAAAACACCTACctaatacaatttattgaaggACGAATTCAgttgccgtctataatttggttctgtaaatttaaattgagttgagaTCTTGGATGAAACTGAaccgaactaaaaaaaattgtggtcaGCCTAAATATTCgtctaaaatttccaaaaacatcCACTGAAGAGCACGTGCACAATGAGAGGTGTGACGTTCCTTTTGTGAAAGTTTGATATCTTCCCAAAGTTCGAAGATTATGGTCAACTGGCCAAAATTAGTAGACTGTTACGacagaaaaacgttttgaagaaaaaattgagacttcagcataaaatttcgttttcctttaattttcacattttctgtcaaattttttgcttccgttttattcaaaatgttaAAGACCTCGAGGGCAATTTCCTATTTCGAGGGCAATATGATTTTAATAGACTCAAAAGACGCATGTATCTGAAAGATTCTATAAATTGAAGCTTCAGCGTAATATTTGTGAGTGATTCGTTACAGCTAAAATGAGAATGAAGGCTCAATTGTAAATGCAAAATCTAAGAATGTTAATATACCTAGCCGACCACAATATAAATATCGATCAATGCGCAATGAAGTTTTCAGTTCTCAAATGAATTTGATCAATTAATTTAACAGATCGACTTCCTtcactgaaagaattttttaaacaaaaatgaattttcttttccgaTTTACTGTTGTGTTGGCATTCAGTATAGAATTCTCGTATCAGCAGATAAGAACCTGTTATTGgagtcatttttttcattctattGATCCAGTGGGATGCCTTCCCACTTATCTATTAATTCAAGTGGATAGAGCACCTTGTCAGGGACAAGGTGTCAGGTTTAGATGCTGTATTATAGCATTACCAACAACATCAACACCACGACCAACGCCACCAACAGCAACACCTCGTCCAAAACAACCGACAGCAGCACCACGCCAATTGTGTTGATTTAGTTATTTAGTTGATCATAAGTACGTCTTCATTACAAATTGATTTAATATACTGATACAGATACTGATGTAATATAaaaacaagaatttaaaaaatcgattattACAGTGGcttcaaattttgttaataaacTTTGTTCCAGCTGCAAATAGAATACAAGGACAAGGACATTACCAAGCCTTGAACTGTTCCACAATAATGTCTTTACAAAGAGTACATTTTTGTGCCTACACATTCATTAGTATTAGCCAAcattttccttacgagcgaagcgagtgtcATAATAAACAATTCAACAATATTTCTCAATAGACTccataaatagttatttacgtatctgttgtggacggtacattttaggcactttcgcttgtcgccctcacttcgttcggttACAACGgttacaactcgcgaaattgccaaAAATGTACCGTCCAAAACCGATGCgtacacaacttttcatgctgagggcctaatttacgataaaaattccgtaatttatgcccgAGGCATGAAAATTACttagataaaaatttgaattaaaaaacgatttccacttttcatcattttcgtaTTGTGACACTCGATTTCAGTTTTCCATTACACAACTTGGGGTTAAATGTGTTTCGCCTTTTAATCCCGAAATTACagaaaactctaaaaaattaCCGAATTCTGGTTTCGGTTCAATTCCGTAAAATGCCATTCCAACAAAATCACGTTAGTTCAATGgtataaaaatcaaacaaatagGAAAGGACAAAAAGTGATAGAAAATTAGTAACTTCTTGGTTTTCTCCCGCTGTATGAatgtattttatcgcactagttgTGAATTGCCAATCCGAGTCGGAGGCGACGTTGACAAGGACATCGTGTGCTATAAAATACTactttttttctcgatttcgGGGCATACTGTATCATAAACTGGGTCTACTTTCcttaatatatttttcaatctGAGTCCTATAGGATTACGAACAATGTGATGAGCATGCATATCACTTATCGTCagtctttcaaatttttaagtgACTCATCTTGTATACGAATAAATTTGCATTAAATGTGATGCTTGATGAATGACGATCCAATTTTGTCGACCTGATTTATTTCCCACAAATGCAAATTTCCTTCtttcgaattttgtttacaCAAATGTTTGACGAGTTTCTATAAAATCGCAACGTACTCACTCATTAATCACTATATTTACACCAGTTGCTATGAAAACACTTAATTTCTCAATAATTGTGTCGTTGGTACGTTCTTAACCATTCGTTTCTTTCAAAAAACTATTCAAAACGATTTGTTTCTACTAAATAGATCATTTGCATCTGCAATAGTTATGCAGATAATCAAGCAGATTTAAAGCCATGCTGTACACCATGTGTCAACCCATGCATCCTCAAATGTCCCTGCATCTTCCCTATATACAATGAAATAATACGACCGAGGAATCTAACGAATTACCCAACTGGAAAACCATGCGGACCATGTCCACAGTACATGTGCAAAGAGAACCATGATTTCAATTGCCCGACGCCATTGAGAAGATGTACGCCGGAATTAATACGGAATTTGATCGATTAATTGCCGATTTTTTAGTCGAATAAAATTCAGATTTACGTTGCTGCGTTCACTGTTCACAATCTCTAGTGCACGCACCTCATCtcaattttgtatttgtttttgttttcaatctGATGGTAAACTCTACATGCGTATCAATTACAGAACACAATTCTTGAAGATCTAATGTTTAAACGTATATCATCACCTTCCTCTCACACCTTCTGATAATTTAGCAATAAATCTCGTTCTCACACGCAAAGTGAATCCTCAAAGCGCACAATACCGCCacattaaaatgcaaaattcaaattttgtatgcATAATAGCGCtcgaataaatttgaatacgtTACCCAGGTAACACAGGTGTATACAACAACTCTGACGTATAAACCATGTTTCCGTGTTTTAGTTAAATTTGTGTTGAATCACTCTGTGCACGCATCGTACGCAATCGGgttgaatatttatttacgttcCGTTTACATATATTGTTTATCTTTTACGGCTGTTGCAACCAGTCGATCTGTTAGGAACGGATTTTGATATGTGCTCTCGGTTTATGGTTTTACGAAGTTTTTAATTGCTATTTTATAGTGACTCCGTCAcctacatacaaattttcattaataattgTTGAACATCATCGTCGATCGATGAATGCTGCTGACTCATCACCATCAACACAAACCACCGATTTTAGCATGGACAACAACAATGATCTTAACATTGAAATCGGAAACAATGACATGATTGAAACACACCATAATTCACATAATGGAGTGGTTGATCTTCCACCAAAAGAAGttgattattatttcaaaaagCAGTGCAGCAAACGTTGCATATCTGTTTGGAAGATAATTTGGGCCTTTCTCAGTTTTCTAATATCGGTCACTGATGTGACGGTTATTTTATACCTGTCCTACCTGCACTTCAATCACAGTGAAGATAATATGATGGCTTGGCTGATGCTTTTGCCGATTGTGCTGAATTTTATTGGGATTTTCACGTTCCTTTCCAAGTAAGTTGTTCTGAAAGTTAGATTCATGTCTTTTAGTGGGTACGTAACTAAATGAGTCTTCTAAACACATGATACACAACGTTTGTCTttatcatctgctatcgatgGTCGGGActaaaataagcgatgagtgATGGTTAAGTTGGTCTTATAAAGCATTAAGTATTGTTAAacttatgaagtaaaagattttttttgtcaatctACTCAATCTACTCTGAGGTCAAAAGTAGCGATAGTCAAAATAATAGACTGGATATTTGCTGAATGGAGGTAGTATCCCAGTTTGAAAGTTCATTCGGAATAGGAACTTACAAAAACGGATGCATATTTGTCATCAGTCAATTCGTAGAGAACGTACAGGCTGCACTGTAATAGAAACCGTTTTTTCATAAATCAGGCTTCGTATTCTCATTGATTTGAAAACATTGAGACTGCATTTTACACCACTTGATTCAGAATATTTTGCAAGTGTTGAACGCCAAGActtcatataaaatgtgtgCTAGATTTATGTTGTCTAAATCTCCAACATTAAGTTGAGGTCGAGATACGTCAACCCTTGATCAGGCCGAAtagaaatatttaaacaaaacagaaattctTCCACAGCGAAGCTGAACGTAAAGAAATGGAATCGTTAGGATGCGGAACATGCAAACACTTGATGTTCTTTCCCGTTATTGGTCCATCTTTCAGGTGTGTAACGTCAATATTACATGAAACCGATCAaacgaataaattttcgtCTCAATTTATAGTCAGCTCAGACTCTTCTCTTATGCTTTCGAGGAGAAAAATGCGGAAAAATATGAGCGGCTTGAATCGCTTCTGATAAAGATGAAGCAATACGAAGCTTTTTTCCGTGCAGCTCCGGAAGCTTTCATACAAATTACCTTTCGTATTGTTCATTGGTCCAATCACACGCACTGGAATTACGAAGGTAAACAGTTGATAAGAATGTGATCTCAAGTGGTCCGAAGTTATGGCCTCCGCTtacttacgccgtttagctCCCCGTTTACTTAACAGTTTGTTTTTAGACAATGAAAACTCCGCCTCGTTGCTATGTTTGAACAAACTGTTGCGTTAAGTCCGCGGAGGCCTTTACAGTGGCTACTAATAGATTCCCACTGTGCAGCATGAATTGTAAGACGAATTTGGGTTTTATATTTGCATAGATTACTGGACATCCCTCTGTATCGCACTGTGCATGTTCGCCTTGGCTGAATCAAATATTTACGCATCAATCAGACCGGACTATTATCGACTATTTAATTACTGCACAGATCCCGATACATGGAAGACTGAGTCTATAAAATTCTCGTGGAAAGTTGCGCTGTTTTGGTTCAATTATCTGTCTATTGGTAATTGATCTgtacaaaaaccaaattattGCATTCGATCTCAATGTTTCCTCGCCTAATTTTACAGCTTCCAGATTGTTTGCCGATGCAATATTCCGAGCAACCGCCTGCTTTTACTTCAGCGATAGAAATTACGGTGAAGTGATCATCGTCACATTTATCTTTCAATTTGTGGGGCGAGCGATAACCCGTGCTATTTACCAGAACACATTGGTTCATTGTTCACGTCGCAATCACGATCGCTTCCATCGTAATGTTGAAATACGAAGAAGAGCTAAAGTTGCTGCAATTGAAACAGTTGATGGCGCTGAAAGTGCCTTAAAACCTGACAATGACAATGAGAACGAGGATGATCAACCTGTTCGACGTATTTACGTTCCGGTGCAAGAAGACTTGACTGGCGTTTACGGAGCTTTTACTTATTCGTGGAGATGTTTGTTTATGTCATTTGACTACCAAGACTGGGTCGATCCGATTGTGTACTTTGGATTTTACGTTGAGAACGTTTTAATCATCGGGTTTTCCTACATGGTCGTTCATTTGATCGAATACGATCTGTCCGATAAGATACCATACTACATTTATACGGTTACTGCTGGAGTGGGAATGTTTGTGGCTATTGTAATTAAATATGCCATGGTTCGTGCGCTGGACAAGAGGCTCACCAAGAAATTGTCCGGGCAATCAAAGTATTAAGGAAAGAACAAAATTGGCGGTGGAActtaacaataacaaaaaaggATCTCTTTTTTTCACTTCGGCGATTTATTGACTTATGACTTCGCCACTTGCAATTCTTGTTGCACACTGGAAACTACTGACACTATTGGCACATATTGCATCTAACGATAACCGTGTTccaatttacaacaaaaatgtaaaactaaCGAAGTTGTGATCTGCATATCGTAAAAAATaggaattttaaattcaatttatctgAGATACTAATCAAGTCGTAGATAccacaaaatatacaaatataCGGCTAATAATTGCAAAATGTTTACTGATTTTTACTGCCGTAGATTAACGGGACGAAAATCCTATAAGACTTTACCTAACGTTGTTACTGGATCTCTTCAAATACTGAACTTTTATCTACAATTTAGGTAGAACACTTCAGGTCAGTTCAAACCATATTTCTCCTTCAAACGTTTCCATGTAAACAGTctatgtaaaatgtaaaggTAAGACTCGGAACAGGATATCCCTTAATCTGAAACTgattttcaggttgacctgaaaatattcgtatatgaactgacctgacctgaatttacctgaaatctgGAGATCGTTAAAATTCAGTTACCTGAAAAAATCGCAGATATTCCTGAAATGTGACCACATTTACCTGAATTTTTACGTAagtaaattcaggtcaggtaaaaattttcacttta
Protein-coding regions in this window:
- the LOC119072347 gene encoding uncharacterized protein LOC119072347; translation: MNAADSSPSTQTTDFSMDNNNDLNIEIGNNDMIETHHNSHNGVVDLPPKEVDYYFKKQCSKRCISVWKIIWAFLSFLISVTDVTVILYLSYLHFNHSEDNMMAWLMLLPIVLNFIGIFTFLSNEAERKEMESLGCGTCKHLMFFPVIGPSFSQLRLFSYAFEEKNAEKYERLESLLIKMKQYEAFFRAAPEAFIQITFRIVHWSNHTHWNYEDYWTSLCIALCMFALAESNIYASIRPDYYRLFNYCTDPDTWKTESIKFSWKVALFWFNYLSIASRLFADAIFRATACFYFSDRNYGEVIIVTFIFQFVGRAITRAIYQNTLVHCSRRNHDRFHRNVEIRRRAKVAAIETVDGAESALKPDNDNENEDDQPVRRIYVPVQEDLTGVYGAFTYSWRCLFMSFDYQDWVDPIVYFGFYVENVLIIGFSYMVVHLIEYDLSDKIPYYIYTVTAGVGMFVAIVIKYAMVRALDKRLTKKLSGQSKY